The Candidatus Edwardsbacteria bacterium genome contains a region encoding:
- a CDS encoding methylenetetrahydrofolate reductase, producing the protein MHVTQYLEQRKRTLVSLEITPPEKGHSIQVIYDAIDRLMPYNPSFINVTYHQQRIVYEEVNGVIVKIPKRKKPGTVGICAALANRYRVETVPHLICGGFNRYETEDALIDLQYLGFENLFVIRGDPPPDYKGFLPEPEGHHHAWQLVEQIAQLNRGQYLENLDDAIPTNFCMGVAGYPEKHYEAPNLADDIRNLKAKVDQGAAYILTQMVFSAELFESFVKKARAAGIEVPIIPGIKVIVNHDQLTSIPRDFYVSLPEKLVDQIKGHRDKAAARQAGIDFTARLCKDLIDLDVPCLHFYTLGKTSATAEVMKQLKEKQLI; encoded by the coding sequence ATGCACGTTACCCAGTATCTGGAACAGCGGAAGAGGACCCTGGTCTCCCTGGAGATAACCCCGCCGGAAAAGGGCCACAGCATCCAGGTGATCTACGACGCCATCGACCGGCTGATGCCCTACAACCCCTCCTTCATCAATGTCACCTACCACCAGCAGCGGATCGTCTACGAGGAGGTGAATGGCGTCATCGTCAAGATACCCAAGCGCAAGAAGCCCGGCACGGTGGGCATCTGCGCCGCCCTGGCCAATCGCTATCGGGTGGAGACGGTGCCGCACCTGATCTGCGGGGGATTCAACCGTTACGAGACCGAGGATGCCCTGATTGACCTGCAGTACCTGGGCTTCGAGAACCTGTTCGTCATACGGGGCGACCCCCCGCCCGATTACAAGGGCTTTCTCCCCGAACCCGAGGGGCACCACCATGCCTGGCAACTGGTGGAGCAGATCGCGCAGCTCAACCGGGGCCAGTATCTGGAGAATCTGGATGACGCCATCCCCACCAATTTCTGCATGGGCGTGGCCGGATATCCAGAAAAACATTACGAGGCTCCCAACCTGGCCGACGACATCCGAAACCTTAAGGCCAAGGTGGACCAAGGAGCGGCGTACATTTTGACCCAGATGGTGTTCTCGGCCGAGCTTTTCGAGTCATTCGTCAAAAAAGCCCGGGCCGCCGGTATAGAGGTGCCCATCATCCCCGGCATCAAGGTAATAGTCAATCATGATCAGCTGACCAGCATCCCCCGCGATTTTTACGTCTCCCTGCCGGAAAAACTGGTGGATCAAATCAAAGGCCACCGCGACAAGGCCGCGGCCCGCCAGGCCGGGATAGATTTTACCGCCCGGCTTTGTAAAGACCTGATCGATCTGGATGTCCCCTGCCTTCACTTTTACACCCTGGGCAAGACCTCCGCCACCGCCGAGGTGATGAAACAACTCAAGGAGAAACAGCTGATATGA
- a CDS encoding pyridoxal phosphate-dependent aminotransferase family protein yields MDIFKKCIDFTDARDARQAGLYPYFHPLSSAQEPEVIIDGQKMIMIGSNNYLGLTTHPRVKEAAIKAIEKFGTGCTGSRFLTGTLDMHNELEAKLAKFLNKPAALVFSTGMQTNLGTISCLGTKDDILITDKFDHASILDGCRLSYSMMRRFQHNDMESLERLLNGLDHNKGKMIIVDGIYSMEGDIANLPELVRLGKKYNARVLVDDAHGLGVLGKHGRGTAEHFGLEQETDLMMGTFSKSFAAIGGVVAGDFEVIDYVKHFARSMIFSAALPPALTAAVSAAVDVLQDEPELLTRLWHNADKMLAGFKEMGYDTGVACTPIIPLMIGSREKAFALWKHLMAHGVFANPVMSPAVPEGREMIRTSFSAAHTEAQLDKVLEEFRTAGKELGLI; encoded by the coding sequence ATGGATATATTTAAAAAATGCATTGATTTTACCGATGCCCGCGATGCCCGCCAGGCCGGGCTGTATCCTTATTTCCACCCGCTATCGTCGGCCCAGGAGCCGGAGGTGATAATAGACGGTCAGAAGATGATCATGATCGGCTCCAACAACTACCTGGGCCTGACCACCCATCCCCGGGTCAAGGAGGCAGCCATTAAAGCCATCGAAAAATTCGGCACCGGATGCACCGGCTCCCGCTTTCTGACCGGCACCCTGGACATGCACAACGAGTTGGAGGCCAAGCTGGCCAAGTTCCTCAATAAGCCGGCGGCCCTGGTGTTCTCCACCGGCATGCAGACCAACCTGGGCACCATCTCCTGCCTGGGAACCAAGGATGACATCCTGATTACCGACAAGTTCGACCACGCATCAATACTGGACGGCTGCCGGCTGTCATATTCCATGATGCGCCGCTTCCAGCACAATGATATGGAAAGCCTGGAAAGACTGCTGAACGGGCTGGACCATAACAAGGGCAAGATGATCATCGTGGACGGCATCTACAGCATGGAGGGCGATATCGCCAACCTGCCGGAGCTGGTCCGCCTGGGCAAGAAATACAATGCCCGGGTGCTGGTGGACGACGCCCATGGCCTGGGGGTGCTGGGAAAGCACGGCCGGGGAACTGCCGAGCACTTCGGCCTGGAGCAGGAGACCGACCTGATGATGGGCACCTTCTCTAAGAGCTTTGCCGCCATCGGCGGAGTGGTGGCCGGCGATTTCGAGGTGATAGATTACGTCAAGCATTTCGCCCGCAGCATGATCTTCTCGGCCGCCCTGCCCCCGGCCCTGACCGCCGCCGTCTCGGCCGCGGTGGATGTCCTGCAGGATGAGCCGGAGCTGCTGACCAGACTGTGGCACAACGCCGACAAGATGCTGGCCGGATTCAAGGAGATGGGCTACGACACCGGGGTGGCCTGCACTCCCATCATTCCGCTGATGATCGGCTCCCGGGAGAAGGCCTTCGCTCTGTGGAAGCATTTGATGGCTCACGGAGTTTTCGCCAACCCGGTGATGTCCCCGGCGGTGCCCGAGGGCCGGGAGATGATCCGCACCAGCTTCTCGGCCGCCCACACCGAGGCCCAGCTGGACAAAGTGCTGGAGGAATTCCGCACGGCAGGGAAGGAACTGGGACTGATCTGA
- a CDS encoding homocysteine S-methyltransferase family protein, producing MSSQANLLDQARSRILIFDGAMGTYLKELGLTVEDYKDRPGCNEYLVVSRPDLVSRVHRDYLAAGADIIETDTFGGAPHILADYGLEADAFEINKTAASLARRAADEFSTARHPRFVAGSMGPGSKIPSLGQVSFDDLKESYSIQAEGLLAGGIDCFLVETCQDILQAKAAVSAAREVQTKRSLIKPILVQFTIDQSGRTLTGSDISAILASIETWAVDAIGLNCSLGPEGLAEAVYYLGHNSSKMLSLLPNAGLPRMKNGQLYYDLGPEQFTRSMEDFAKNPGLNFAGGCCGTNPGYIKMLAERLKNIPPRRPVKMAARISSLYQSQDIAVSPKPLLIGERTNASGSKAFRDLLDKNDHQGMAEMACQQEQEGAHAIDLSLARPGRNESDDYRRLCFLLNTRCRLPVMIDSTDPMAVEAALKNLTGRSIINSINLEDGGAKAKKILTLCREYGAAVVCLTIDEKGMAQTADRKVTIAKRLAALALEHGLSHRDIFFDTLTFTLGSGDRTLTRAGLESLEAIKELKKILPDSFTILGVSNISYGLPQEARKALNSVFLQRAISAGLDAAIIHPGKIMPLNQIPRQVLELCDDLIFDRRKGQSSPLELMLNYFSGRPERALPKARLRKLTPKKQIQQNIIRGEEKYLRENIAILLEDYGPVEILDQILLPAMDQVGKLFGQGEMQLPFVLRSAEVMQQAVDILKPYLKGRKTSRTGIIVIATVRGDIHDIGKNLAGLILSANGYKVIDLGIRQTAEDILLAVKKHKPIAIGLSGLLVESARAMSEYLEVFARAGVDLPVLCGGAALNEAFVKKELQPLYPGKVFYARDAMAGLKIVQALSKKSGRKKSHVNSRVGKPSVGKISIIKNIPIEELLNLVDKRALFQNRWQMVSKMAGSIKKKQQTAEAQKTLNGLMIHCLKGKIFEPKVVRGVFQASWDKPVLKVFCSSETKTVDLNFSGTLADRFFNKHTRNDFIIGLQAVTLGGRIKKEFARLKKQKKIRDQFLLYGLSAELAEGLAKWAQEKTQRALRLTGTKRLSPGYPVWPALSEQKKIFMLLKPQRVGVRLSASWQMDPEFSTSAIVIK from the coding sequence ATGAGCAGTCAGGCTAATCTTTTAGATCAGGCCCGAAGCCGGATACTGATCTTCGACGGGGCCATGGGAACCTATCTCAAGGAACTGGGACTTACGGTTGAGGATTATAAGGATCGTCCCGGCTGCAATGAATATCTGGTTGTCAGCCGACCGGATCTCGTATCCAGAGTACATCGCGACTACCTGGCGGCCGGCGCCGATATCATTGAGACTGATACTTTCGGCGGGGCCCCGCATATTTTGGCGGATTACGGATTGGAAGCCGACGCTTTTGAAATCAACAAGACCGCTGCATCATTGGCCAGGCGGGCTGCCGACGAATTCTCCACTGCCCGGCATCCGCGATTCGTGGCCGGCTCCATGGGACCGGGATCGAAGATCCCTAGCCTGGGGCAGGTCAGCTTCGATGACCTGAAGGAAAGCTATTCTATCCAGGCTGAAGGCCTGTTGGCCGGTGGGATCGATTGTTTTCTGGTGGAGACCTGCCAGGACATCCTGCAGGCCAAGGCCGCCGTTTCCGCGGCAAGAGAAGTTCAGACAAAAAGATCCTTGATAAAACCGATCCTGGTTCAATTCACCATTGACCAGAGCGGCCGCACCCTGACCGGCAGCGATATCTCGGCCATCCTGGCATCCATTGAAACCTGGGCGGTCGATGCCATCGGACTCAACTGCAGCCTGGGGCCCGAAGGCCTGGCCGAAGCGGTTTACTATCTGGGCCACAACTCATCGAAGATGCTTTCCCTGCTCCCCAACGCCGGGCTGCCCAGGATGAAGAATGGGCAATTGTACTACGATCTGGGTCCGGAGCAATTCACCCGCAGCATGGAGGACTTCGCCAAGAATCCCGGCCTGAATTTCGCCGGGGGTTGCTGCGGCACCAACCCTGGATATATCAAAATGCTGGCCGAAAGGCTTAAGAATATTCCGCCCCGACGTCCGGTAAAAATGGCCGCCCGCATCTCCTCGCTTTACCAGTCGCAGGATATTGCGGTGTCGCCCAAACCTCTGCTGATAGGCGAGCGGACCAATGCTTCGGGCAGCAAGGCTTTCCGTGACCTGCTGGACAAGAACGATCATCAGGGCATGGCCGAGATGGCCTGCCAGCAGGAGCAGGAGGGCGCCCACGCCATCGATCTATCGCTGGCCCGGCCAGGCCGGAACGAGTCGGATGATTACCGCCGCCTTTGCTTTTTGCTGAACACCCGCTGCCGCCTCCCGGTGATGATCGACTCCACCGATCCTATGGCCGTCGAGGCAGCCTTGAAGAACCTCACCGGACGCTCTATAATAAATTCGATCAATCTGGAGGATGGCGGAGCCAAGGCCAAAAAGATTTTGACCCTGTGCCGGGAATACGGGGCCGCAGTGGTCTGTCTGACCATCGACGAGAAAGGCATGGCCCAAACTGCCGACCGGAAAGTGACGATAGCTAAACGGCTGGCCGCCCTGGCCCTGGAGCACGGCCTTTCTCATCGGGATATTTTCTTCGATACCCTTACCTTTACCCTGGGCAGCGGCGACCGAACATTGACCCGGGCCGGTCTGGAATCGCTGGAGGCCATCAAAGAACTGAAGAAGATACTTCCCGATTCCTTCACCATCCTGGGCGTCAGCAATATCTCCTACGGATTGCCTCAGGAGGCACGCAAGGCCCTGAATTCGGTATTCCTGCAGAGAGCCATCTCGGCAGGCCTGGATGCCGCTATAATCCATCCCGGAAAGATCATGCCCCTGAATCAGATACCCCGCCAAGTGCTGGAGTTATGTGACGATCTTATCTTCGACCGCCGCAAAGGACAATCGTCTCCACTGGAGTTGATGTTGAATTATTTTTCCGGCAGGCCGGAAAGGGCCCTGCCCAAGGCCAGGCTCCGAAAGTTGACTCCCAAAAAACAGATTCAGCAGAACATCATCCGGGGAGAGGAAAAATATCTTAGGGAGAATATAGCGATTCTGCTGGAGGACTATGGTCCGGTAGAGATCCTTGACCAGATACTTCTGCCAGCCATGGACCAGGTGGGAAAACTGTTCGGCCAGGGAGAAATGCAACTGCCTTTCGTTCTCCGCTCGGCCGAAGTTATGCAACAAGCGGTGGATATTTTAAAGCCTTACCTGAAAGGCCGAAAAACTTCTCGGACCGGCATCATCGTAATCGCTACGGTCAGGGGTGATATTCACGACATTGGAAAGAATCTGGCAGGCTTGATTCTTTCCGCCAACGGCTACAAAGTTATAGATTTGGGCATCAGGCAGACGGCCGAAGATATCCTCCTGGCTGTTAAGAAGCACAAACCAATAGCCATCGGCCTTTCGGGCCTGCTGGTAGAATCGGCCCGGGCCATGTCCGAATATCTGGAGGTATTCGCTCGAGCCGGAGTAGATTTGCCGGTTTTATGCGGAGGTGCAGCCCTAAACGAGGCTTTCGTAAAAAAAGAGCTTCAGCCCCTCTATCCGGGCAAGGTTTTTTACGCTCGTGATGCCATGGCCGGCCTTAAGATCGTGCAGGCGCTTTCCAAGAAATCTGGCCGTAAAAAGAGCCATGTGAATTCCCGCGTCGGCAAACCATCTGTCGGCAAAATATCCATAATCAAAAACATCCCCATTGAAGAACTACTGAACCTGGTCGATAAAAGGGCATTGTTCCAAAACCGCTGGCAGATGGTGTCAAAGATGGCTGGAAGCATCAAGAAAAAACAACAAACGGCCGAGGCTCAAAAAACTTTGAATGGTTTGATGATTCATTGTCTTAAAGGAAAAATATTTGAGCCCAAAGTGGTCCGTGGCGTTTTTCAAGCCAGCTGGGATAAACCTGTTTTAAAAGTGTTTTGTTCGAGCGAAACAAAGACCGTCGACCTTAATTTCTCCGGCACTTTGGCTGATAGATTTTTCAATAAACACACCCGAAATGATTTTATCATAGGACTTCAGGCGGTTACTCTGGGAGGCAGGATAAAAAAGGAATTTGCCCGGCTGAAAAAACAAAAAAAGATCCGGGACCAGTTCCTGTTGTACGGCCTGTCGGCCG